Proteins found in one Panthera tigris isolate Pti1 chromosome B3, P.tigris_Pti1_mat1.1, whole genome shotgun sequence genomic segment:
- the ABCD4 gene encoding lysosomal cobalamin transporter ABCD4 isoform X8, translating to MSIFGYFILGTVVNKMLMGPIVAKLVQQEKLEGDFRFKHMQIRVNAEPAAFFRAGHVEHMRTDRRLQRLLQTQRELMSKELWLYIGINTFDYLGSILSYIVIAIPIFGGVYGDLSPAELSTVVSKNAFVCIYLISCFTRLIDLSSTLSDVAGYTHRIGELEETLLDMSPKSHGGEILDESEWDMDRAPDWPAAEPTDTAFLLERVSICAPFSNKPLIKDLSLKISEGQSLLITGNTGTGKTSLLRVLGSLWTSTRGSVQMLTDFGPHGVLFLPQKPFFTDGTLREQVIYPLKEIYPDSGSTDDERIVRFLELAGLSSLVARTEGLDQQVDWNWYDVLSPGEMQRLSFARLFYLQPKYAVLDEATSALTEEVESELYRIGQQLGMTFISVGHRRSLEKFHSLVLKLCGEGRWELTRIKVE from the exons ATGAGCATCTTCGGGTATTTCATTCTGGGAACCGTGGTGAACAAAATGTTGATGGGGCCCATCGTGGCAAAGCTGGTGCAGCAGGAGAAGCTGGAGGGGGATTTCAG GTTCAAGCACATGCAGATCCGGGTCAATGCTGAGCCTGCTGCTTTCTTCAG AGCTGGGCACGTGGAGCACATGAGGACAGACCGCAGGCTGCAGAGACTCCTTCAGACCCAGAGGGAGCTGATGTCCAAGGAGCTGTGGCTGTACA TCGGCATCAACACATTTGACTATCTGGGCAGCATCCTGAGTTACATTGTGATTGCAATCCCTATTTTCGGTGGTGTCTATGGAGACCTGAGCCCCGCAGAGCTCAGCACCGTGGTCAGCAAG AATGCCTTTGTGTGCATTTACCTCATCAGCTGCTTCACCCGGCTCATCGACCTCTCCAGCACCCTCTCAGACGTGGCTGGTTACACGCACAG GATCGGGGAACTTGAGGAGACCCTTCTGGACATGTCCCCGAAGTCGCACGGTGGTGAGATCCTGGATGAGAGCGAGTGGGACATGGACAG GGCCCCAGACTGGCCAGCCGCAGAACCAACAGACACAGCTTTTCTCCTCGAGCGGGTCTCCATCTGTGCCCCCTTCTCTAACAAACCCTTAATCAAGGATCTGAGCCTGAAGATCTCTGAAGGTCAGAGTCTGCTCATCACGGGCAACACGGGCACCGGCAAGACCTCCTTGCTCCGGGTTCTAGGCAGCCTCTGGACAAGCACACGAG GCTCAGTGCAGATGCTGACGGACTTTGGACCCCATGGGGTGCTGTTCTTGCCACAAAAGCCATTCTTCACTGATGGGACCCTTCGGGAGcag GTGATATATCCCCTAAAGGAGATCTACCCCGACTCAG GCTCTACCGACGATGAGAGGATCGTGAGGTTCTTGGAGTTGGCAGGCCTG TCCAGTTTGGTGGCGAGGACAGAGGGTCTGGACCAGCAGGTCGATTGGAACTG GTATGACGTTCTGTCCCCAGGAGAGATGCAGAGGCTCTCCTTTGCCCGGCTCTTCTACCTGCAGCCAAAGTACGCAG TGCTTGATGAAGCCACCAGCGCCCTGACTGAGGAGGTGGAGAGTGAGCTCTACCGCATTGGCCAGCAGCTGGGCATGACGTTCATCAGTGTGGGACATCGGCGCAGCCTTGAGAAG TTTCACTCCTTGGTTCTGAAACTCTGTGGAGAAGGAAGATGGGAACTGACCAGAATCAAAGTGGAATGA
- the ABCD4 gene encoding lysosomal cobalamin transporter ABCD4 isoform X6, whose protein sequence is MAVPGPAAGAGARDQRISQDVERFCRQLSSMASKLIISPFTLLYYTYQCFQSTGWLGPMSIFGYFILGTVVNKMLMGPIVAKLVQQEKLEGDFRFKHMQIRVNAEPAAFFRAGHVEHMRTDRRLQRLLQTQRELMSKELWLYIGINTFDYLGSILSYIVIAIPIFGGVYGDLSPAELSTVVSKNAFVCIYLISCFTRLIDLSSTLSDVAGYTHRIGELEETLLDMSPKSHGGEILDESEWDMDRAPDWPAAEPTDTAFLLERVSICAPFSNKPLIKDLSLKISEGQSLLITGNTGTGKTSLLRVLGSLWTSTRGSVQMLTDFGPHGVLFLPQKPFFTDGTLREQVIYPLKEIYPDSGSTDDERIVRFLELAGLSSLVARTEGLDQQVDWNWYDVLSPGEMQRLSFARLFYLQPKYAVLDEATSALTEEVESELYRIGQQLGMTFISVGHRRSLEKFHSLVLKLCGEGRWELTRIKVE, encoded by the exons GGACCAGCGCATCAGCCAGGACGTGGAACGGTTCTGCCGGCAGCTCAGCAGCATGGCTAGCAAACTGATCATCTCGCCCTTCACCCTCCTCTACTACACCTACCAGTGCTTCCAAAG CACAGGCTGGCTTGGGCCTATGAGCATCTTCGGGTATTTCATTCTGGGAACCGTGGTGAACAAAATGTTGATGGGGCCCATCGTGGCAAAGCTGGTGCAGCAGGAGAAGCTGGAGGGGGATTTCAG GTTCAAGCACATGCAGATCCGGGTCAATGCTGAGCCTGCTGCTTTCTTCAG AGCTGGGCACGTGGAGCACATGAGGACAGACCGCAGGCTGCAGAGACTCCTTCAGACCCAGAGGGAGCTGATGTCCAAGGAGCTGTGGCTGTACA TCGGCATCAACACATTTGACTATCTGGGCAGCATCCTGAGTTACATTGTGATTGCAATCCCTATTTTCGGTGGTGTCTATGGAGACCTGAGCCCCGCAGAGCTCAGCACCGTGGTCAGCAAG AATGCCTTTGTGTGCATTTACCTCATCAGCTGCTTCACCCGGCTCATCGACCTCTCCAGCACCCTCTCAGACGTGGCTGGTTACACGCACAG GATCGGGGAACTTGAGGAGACCCTTCTGGACATGTCCCCGAAGTCGCACGGTGGTGAGATCCTGGATGAGAGCGAGTGGGACATGGACAG GGCCCCAGACTGGCCAGCCGCAGAACCAACAGACACAGCTTTTCTCCTCGAGCGGGTCTCCATCTGTGCCCCCTTCTCTAACAAACCCTTAATCAAGGATCTGAGCCTGAAGATCTCTGAAGGTCAGAGTCTGCTCATCACGGGCAACACGGGCACCGGCAAGACCTCCTTGCTCCGGGTTCTAGGCAGCCTCTGGACAAGCACACGAG GCTCAGTGCAGATGCTGACGGACTTTGGACCCCATGGGGTGCTGTTCTTGCCACAAAAGCCATTCTTCACTGATGGGACCCTTCGGGAGcag GTGATATATCCCCTAAAGGAGATCTACCCCGACTCAG GCTCTACCGACGATGAGAGGATCGTGAGGTTCTTGGAGTTGGCAGGCCTG TCCAGTTTGGTGGCGAGGACAGAGGGTCTGGACCAGCAGGTCGATTGGAACTG GTATGACGTTCTGTCCCCAGGAGAGATGCAGAGGCTCTCCTTTGCCCGGCTCTTCTACCTGCAGCCAAAGTACGCAG TGCTTGATGAAGCCACCAGCGCCCTGACTGAGGAGGTGGAGAGTGAGCTCTACCGCATTGGCCAGCAGCTGGGCATGACGTTCATCAGTGTGGGACATCGGCGCAGCCTTGAGAAG TTTCACTCCTTGGTTCTGAAACTCTGTGGAGAAGGAAGATGGGAACTGACCAGAATCAAAGTGGAATGA
- the ABCD4 gene encoding lysosomal cobalamin transporter ABCD4 isoform X7, translating to MASKLIISPFTLLYYTYQCFQSTGWLGPMSIFGYFILGTVVNKMLMGPIVAKLVQQEKLEGDFRFKHMQIRVNAEPAAFFRAGHVEHMRTDRRLQRLLQTQRELMSKELWLYIGINTFDYLGSILSYIVIAIPIFGGVYGDLSPAELSTVVSKNAFVCIYLISCFTRLIDLSSTLSDVAGYTHRIGELEETLLDMSPKSHGGEILDESEWDMDRAPDWPAAEPTDTAFLLERVSICAPFSNKPLIKDLSLKISEGQSLLITGNTGTGKTSLLRVLGSLWTSTRGSVQMLTDFGPHGVLFLPQKPFFTDGTLREQVIYPLKEIYPDSGSTDDERIVRFLELAGLSSLVARTEGLDQQVDWNWYDVLSPGEMQRLSFARLFYLQPKYAVLDEATSALTEEVESELYRIGQQLGMTFISVGHRRSLEKFHSLVLKLCGEGRWELTRIKVE from the exons ATGGCTAGCAAACTGATCATCTCGCCCTTCACCCTCCTCTACTACACCTACCAGTGCTTCCAAAG CACAGGCTGGCTTGGGCCTATGAGCATCTTCGGGTATTTCATTCTGGGAACCGTGGTGAACAAAATGTTGATGGGGCCCATCGTGGCAAAGCTGGTGCAGCAGGAGAAGCTGGAGGGGGATTTCAG GTTCAAGCACATGCAGATCCGGGTCAATGCTGAGCCTGCTGCTTTCTTCAG AGCTGGGCACGTGGAGCACATGAGGACAGACCGCAGGCTGCAGAGACTCCTTCAGACCCAGAGGGAGCTGATGTCCAAGGAGCTGTGGCTGTACA TCGGCATCAACACATTTGACTATCTGGGCAGCATCCTGAGTTACATTGTGATTGCAATCCCTATTTTCGGTGGTGTCTATGGAGACCTGAGCCCCGCAGAGCTCAGCACCGTGGTCAGCAAG AATGCCTTTGTGTGCATTTACCTCATCAGCTGCTTCACCCGGCTCATCGACCTCTCCAGCACCCTCTCAGACGTGGCTGGTTACACGCACAG GATCGGGGAACTTGAGGAGACCCTTCTGGACATGTCCCCGAAGTCGCACGGTGGTGAGATCCTGGATGAGAGCGAGTGGGACATGGACAG GGCCCCAGACTGGCCAGCCGCAGAACCAACAGACACAGCTTTTCTCCTCGAGCGGGTCTCCATCTGTGCCCCCTTCTCTAACAAACCCTTAATCAAGGATCTGAGCCTGAAGATCTCTGAAGGTCAGAGTCTGCTCATCACGGGCAACACGGGCACCGGCAAGACCTCCTTGCTCCGGGTTCTAGGCAGCCTCTGGACAAGCACACGAG GCTCAGTGCAGATGCTGACGGACTTTGGACCCCATGGGGTGCTGTTCTTGCCACAAAAGCCATTCTTCACTGATGGGACCCTTCGGGAGcag GTGATATATCCCCTAAAGGAGATCTACCCCGACTCAG GCTCTACCGACGATGAGAGGATCGTGAGGTTCTTGGAGTTGGCAGGCCTG TCCAGTTTGGTGGCGAGGACAGAGGGTCTGGACCAGCAGGTCGATTGGAACTG GTATGACGTTCTGTCCCCAGGAGAGATGCAGAGGCTCTCCTTTGCCCGGCTCTTCTACCTGCAGCCAAAGTACGCAG TGCTTGATGAAGCCACCAGCGCCCTGACTGAGGAGGTGGAGAGTGAGCTCTACCGCATTGGCCAGCAGCTGGGCATGACGTTCATCAGTGTGGGACATCGGCGCAGCCTTGAGAAG TTTCACTCCTTGGTTCTGAAACTCTGTGGAGAAGGAAGATGGGAACTGACCAGAATCAAAGTGGAATGA
- the ABCD4 gene encoding lysosomal cobalamin transporter ABCD4 isoform X9, giving the protein MRTDRRLQRLLQTQRELMSKELWLYIGINTFDYLGSILSYIVIAIPIFGGVYGDLSPAELSTVVSKNAFVCIYLISCFTRLIDLSSTLSDVAGYTHRIGELEETLLDMSPKSHGGEILDESEWDMDRAPDWPAAEPTDTAFLLERVSICAPFSNKPLIKDLSLKISEGQSLLITGNTGTGKTSLLRVLGSLWTSTRGSVQMLTDFGPHGVLFLPQKPFFTDGTLREQVIYPLKEIYPDSGSTDDERIVRFLELAGLSSLVARTEGLDQQVDWNWYDVLSPGEMQRLSFARLFYLQPKYAVLDEATSALTEEVESELYRIGQQLGMTFISVGHRRSLEKFHSLVLKLCGEGRWELTRIKVE; this is encoded by the exons ATGAGGACAGACCGCAGGCTGCAGAGACTCCTTCAGACCCAGAGGGAGCTGATGTCCAAGGAGCTGTGGCTGTACA TCGGCATCAACACATTTGACTATCTGGGCAGCATCCTGAGTTACATTGTGATTGCAATCCCTATTTTCGGTGGTGTCTATGGAGACCTGAGCCCCGCAGAGCTCAGCACCGTGGTCAGCAAG AATGCCTTTGTGTGCATTTACCTCATCAGCTGCTTCACCCGGCTCATCGACCTCTCCAGCACCCTCTCAGACGTGGCTGGTTACACGCACAG GATCGGGGAACTTGAGGAGACCCTTCTGGACATGTCCCCGAAGTCGCACGGTGGTGAGATCCTGGATGAGAGCGAGTGGGACATGGACAG GGCCCCAGACTGGCCAGCCGCAGAACCAACAGACACAGCTTTTCTCCTCGAGCGGGTCTCCATCTGTGCCCCCTTCTCTAACAAACCCTTAATCAAGGATCTGAGCCTGAAGATCTCTGAAGGTCAGAGTCTGCTCATCACGGGCAACACGGGCACCGGCAAGACCTCCTTGCTCCGGGTTCTAGGCAGCCTCTGGACAAGCACACGAG GCTCAGTGCAGATGCTGACGGACTTTGGACCCCATGGGGTGCTGTTCTTGCCACAAAAGCCATTCTTCACTGATGGGACCCTTCGGGAGcag GTGATATATCCCCTAAAGGAGATCTACCCCGACTCAG GCTCTACCGACGATGAGAGGATCGTGAGGTTCTTGGAGTTGGCAGGCCTG TCCAGTTTGGTGGCGAGGACAGAGGGTCTGGACCAGCAGGTCGATTGGAACTG GTATGACGTTCTGTCCCCAGGAGAGATGCAGAGGCTCTCCTTTGCCCGGCTCTTCTACCTGCAGCCAAAGTACGCAG TGCTTGATGAAGCCACCAGCGCCCTGACTGAGGAGGTGGAGAGTGAGCTCTACCGCATTGGCCAGCAGCTGGGCATGACGTTCATCAGTGTGGGACATCGGCGCAGCCTTGAGAAG TTTCACTCCTTGGTTCTGAAACTCTGTGGAGAAGGAAGATGGGAACTGACCAGAATCAAAGTGGAATGA